The genome window CCACCGGCCATCGCACCCAAGCGGGACCAGCCGGATCCGTACGCTTGGTCGGACTGGGAAAAAGCCGACGTGCCGATTCCCGAGAATGCGGCCGAGCACTCGATTCGGCCGGTCTGGTTCAACAATCGGCTGTTCGTGACCTGGGCCGAATGCATCCACCAGGATCCCTCCGCCAACGCCCCTTCGCAGACCAATACCACGCCATCGGGCAAGACTCACCCGCTCTTGCGCTTGAGCTATTGCTTCAAGAAACAGGACGGCAACTGGAGCACTCCGCGGGTGGCCTTGCAAGGCTATTGCGAGGATGGGGCGCTTGGCAGCAAGGACGTGAACGCAATCAAGGCGTTGATACGCACCGTTGCGGTACGGCACAGCAACGGTTCGCAGGACGTCCTGTTTCTGGCCCTGTATGGTTATGAATCCCTGGTAGCGTCGGGCGTCACCACCGACAACAACCTCGTCTTCAACAGAACGACTTGCATCGACAAACACCTCAGCCTTGAATCGGTTCGCTCGGCGGACTCCGCCACCGAGAAAGCATTCCTGGACGCTGCCGTCCAGCGCATCCAAGCCAAAACCTCCACAGACCTCGAACTCGTGGAAGCCATCCCGCCCAGCGACATGCCCCCTACCATGTCGGATTTCGGACGCGCCCATCGCGATCGGATCAAACTCCGCTACACCAGGCACGGGACCAGGATCACGCTGCACATGACGGCAAACATCGGCACCATCAGCGTAGATTCCGGGCAATACCTGCAGCGCGACAGAATGCGCGTGAGGATGAACAACTCCTCCACTTATGAACCTCACCTCCAATTGAGTTTGATACTCCCTGGCAAAAGCCTGCCGCGAACCCCCTATATGAAGCTTCTTGGAGGTTCGAGCTTTTATCTCATCTCCCCCCCGGCCTCTCTCGACCGAAGCTTCACGCTGTCCTTCAGGCACACGCCTGACATACTGAGAGACAGTGAACACTCGCCCGCCATCACGCTATCCGGCCATACCAGCCTTGAAGGTAAATTCGTTTCCACGGATGCCGTAAGGCGAATGATCGAGGTGAGCCGACGCAGGAATGGAAGCTCCACCATCACCGGCTCGGAAACCATTACCCTGCAAGCGGAGCACGCCAAACCTTTTGACGTGGGGCTCCTCGCCGTTCTCTGCGATGAACCGCTGGACAGGCAATATGTCGTCTTCCGGCAACCACCCACCTTAGCGGACCGGCCCCTGACCTACGAAGACCTGACCGTCGTGGCCGAGTCCATACCCGCGGAGCACCTGGCGCAGTCCTTTGATTTCGAGTGGCCCGGTAACGATCCCGGTCACGACGGCACCACCCTCCTTCTCGGGGTGGCGTTCGTCCATCCCCTCGAACCGGCAACGAAGCTCTATTCCGTCCTCAAGGCTATTACGCTGAAGCTCCCTTTAAAGCGCCAGCAACCTCCGACTATTACCCACGTCACGACACCCGGCCTGGGAACCACCCAATTCATCGACTTCGCCAAGTCCGCTATCGAAACCAGTGACGCCTCCAGCCGACTTCGCCCACCCATCCGATTGAACACGGTATTCGCCACCGAACTGATCCGCCGTACCGAAAACAGTCTGGATGAACTGTTCGACTGGACGACGCAACACCTGCAGGAACCCGCGATGCCCGGTGACTTGGCCAACGGCATGGATTTCCATGGCGCCTATGGCCGTTACTTCACCGAGTTGTTCCTCTATCTACCCTGGCTGGTCGCCTATCGTTTGAATGCTGAACAGCACCAAGAGGAGGCCGAGCGCTGGCTGCGCTATACCTTCGACCCGGGTCGCGACAGGAAGGCCTTTTGGCGGAGCGTGCCGCTGATCGACAACAGCATGCCATCGTATTCGCATCAGGCGCCCCATGATCCGCACCAGATTGCCCTCAGTCATCCCGTGCACTTTCGCAAGGCCCTGTACTTCCTGTACCTCGATATCCTGATCAACCGAGGCGATGCCGCGTACCGCGAGATGACCCCTGACGGGCTCAGCGAGGCAAAGCTGTGGTACGTGCGCGTGCTGGACCTGCTGGGTCCACGCCCGGTCGTCCAACCGGCGGATCCCTGGACTGCCATCAGCTTGAAAGCGCTGAGCGACACCGCCGATGACAGCCTGCGCACCTTCGAATACGCCGTGACCGGCTTGACCGGTAATCACACACTGGCCCTTCGCGAAGGCAGCTCGCGGCCGACCCTGCCGGCGATCGACAGCCCGTATTTGCATTTGCCATTCAATCCGCAACTGCTCAAGTGCTGGGATCTCGCTGAAAGTCGCCTGTACAACCTGCGGCATAACCTCGACATGGCCGGCAAGCCGCTGCATTTGCCGATCATCGCGGCGCCGCTGGACCCGCGAGCGCTCTCCAGCGCCAACGCCCTGAGTCTCTCGGACAGCCCGTCGACAGGCCTGCCGAGCGTCACCATTCCCCACTATCGTTTCACCGTCATGCACAGCCACGCCCAGAACGCCGTGGAAAGCCTCAGCCAATTCGGCACCCTGCTGCTGTCGCTGATCGAGCGCAAGGAACAGGCCCAGTTGCAGGAGCTGCAACAACAGCAAGCCTGGGACCTGGCAAAAATCTCCGTCGACCTGCAACGCCAGGCCTTGATCATCGATCAGCGCAATCGCCAGGCCTTGCTGGCCAGCAAGGCGATTGTCCAGGGCCGGATCAATCACTACCAGCAATTGCTGGACAACGGTATCAGTGGCGCCGAAACCCTGGCCTGCCAGTTGTACTTGAACAGCGGTGCCTCCGAGCTCTCGGCATCGGACGCCCAGATCACGGCTGGCGGCCTGATGATGGCTCCGAACATCTTTGGTTTCAGCAATGGCGGCATTCGCTGGGAAGGTGCCATGCACGCGGCTACCGCACTCGCCCAAGGCGCCGCCATCGACGATCGTACGGCGGCGGCTCATCTCGATCGCACGGCACAGTTCGATCGTCGCGGGGAGGAATGGACCCTGATTCGTGACCAGGCACAACTGGAACTGGCCCAGATCGACGCACAACTGGCGCAATTCACCGAGCAGGAAACCGCCACTCGCCTGCAACTGCGGCTGGCCGAATCGACCCTGGGCCAAGCCAAGGTCCACTACGACTTCCTCAGCAAACGCTTTACCAAGGTACAACTGTATCAATGGCTGAACAGCCAGTTGGCCGCACTGTATCGCCAGGCCTACGACGCGACATTGAGCCTGTGCCTGGCCGCCGAAGCCTGTTGGCAGTATGAAATCGCCGACTTCGACACACGCTTCATTCAACCTGGCGCCTGGCATGCAACCTATCGCGGGCTTGGCGCTGGCGAGCGGCTGAAGATGAACCTGTTGAAGATGCACGCCGGGTACCTGCAACGTCACGAGCGGGAGCTGGAGATCCGCAAGACAATATCCTTGCGACAACTCAAGGGCAAAACCGCTGCCAGCTCTCTCAACAAGGAGTGGGCGCAGTTGCACGCCGACCTGAAACAGGGCGGATGCGAGTTCGAGCTGACCCATCAATTGTTCGAAGACGACTACAAGGGCCAGCGACATTACCTGCGGCGCATCAAAACCATCAGCGTGACCCTGCCCACCGTCGTCGGGCCCTATGAAAACATTCGAGCCACGCTGACCCAGACCGCCAGCACCGTGTTCCTGTCGCCGGGCGATCAAGGACGGGCCATGGAGAGCTGGCGCGCCAACCAGCAGATCGCCCTGTCGACGGGTGTCGACGACAACGGTCTGTTCACCCTGAACTTCAACGATGATCGCTACCTGCCGTTCGAATACACCGGCGCGATTTCCAAGTGGCAGTTGACCTTCCCGAACCCCGAGGCCCAAAAAGACCTGCTGGAGTCGCTGACCGACGTCATCGTGCACGTGAGCTATACCGCCAGGGTCGGTGGAGGTGTGCAATGAATGAACACGCCCCGCTGCCTGTCACCGCACCGTCCCTGCCCAAGGGGGGCGGTGCCATTCAAAGCATCGGCAAAGGATGGAGCCCCGTCGGCGCCCACGGTACGGCCTCCTATGGGATTGCCCTGCCCATTTCGCCAGGACGCGGCTTTGCGCCACCCTTGACCCTGAGCTATCTCAGCTCGCTCGGTAACGGTGTGTTCGGCATCGGCTGGGGATTGTCGTTACCCAGCGTGGCGCGACGCACCAGCAAGGGTGTACCGGCGTATACCGAAGATGACGAGTTCGTCGGCCCCAGCGAAGTGGCGTGGCTAGCCGAGCGCGATTCACAAGGTGTCATCGCCGCCACCTACATCGACCACTACAACGGTCTGGACCTGGGCACGCGCTATACCGTCACCCAATACTTTCCCAGGATCGAAAGCCACTTCGACCGAATCGAGCATTGGTCCTCGCAAGGCGATGAGGCCGGTTTCTGGCTGGTGCACGGTGCCGACGGCAGCCTCCACCTGTTTGGCAAGCACCCGTCAGCACGGCGCGCCGATCCCCAGGACACGAGCCGTATCGGCGAATGGCTGCTGGAGGAGAGCCTGAACGCTCACGGCGAGCACATCCTCTACCAGTACAAGACAGACACCACGGCCCAACGCTATTTGAGCCAGGTCAGCTATGGCAATTTCGAGGCCGATGCACACCTTTACGGGTGGACAGCGGATCGGCTCGCGAACGTGCAATGGCATTTCGAACTGGTGTTCGACTACGGCGAACGGACCACCGCCTACGCAGGAAAACCGTCTTACGAAGGCCAGCAGTGGCAAGCCCGTGGCGATGCATTTTCCAGCTTCGCCTACGGTTTTGAGTTGCGCACCGAACGGCTGTGTCGCCAGGTCCTGATGTTTCACCGCTTTCCCGAGGAGTTGGGCACCGCCCCCGTCCTGGTGCGGCGCCTGCTGCTGGATTATCACCAGACATCTCTGGGTTACCCGCTCCTTAGCGCCGCCCATGACCAGGCGTTCGGAGAAGGTGAA of Pseudomonas fluorescens contains these proteins:
- a CDS encoding neuraminidase-like domain-containing protein — encoded protein: MTVALNKQLDESLRDALLALYLNKVAPEQTPTKTRQLKTARDLYEYWLLDVLVSQDVPTTPVACAIASLQQYINRILMNLEPGYDPASIGAERLKTWRDEMHQYPTWAAHQKLLYFPATYLDPALRADKSENFRQLENELSQNQIQPDAVQTAVMAYLTRFEEVANLNILNGYIDGSDFANSTYYFIAKSRSENSYFWRSLNMAQRPFDGPPAPPPAIAPKRDQPDPYAWSDWEKADVPIPENAAEHSIRPVWFNNRLFVTWAECIHQDPSANAPSQTNTTPSGKTHPLLRLSYCFKKQDGNWSTPRVALQGYCEDGALGSKDVNAIKALIRTVAVRHSNGSQDVLFLALYGYESLVASGVTTDNNLVFNRTTCIDKHLSLESVRSADSATEKAFLDAAVQRIQAKTSTDLELVEAIPPSDMPPTMSDFGRAHRDRIKLRYTRHGTRITLHMTANIGTISVDSGQYLQRDRMRVRMNNSSTYEPHLQLSLILPGKSLPRTPYMKLLGGSSFYLISPPASLDRSFTLSFRHTPDILRDSEHSPAITLSGHTSLEGKFVSTDAVRRMIEVSRRRNGSSTITGSETITLQAEHAKPFDVGLLAVLCDEPLDRQYVVFRQPPTLADRPLTYEDLTVVAESIPAEHLAQSFDFEWPGNDPGHDGTTLLLGVAFVHPLEPATKLYSVLKAITLKLPLKRQQPPTITHVTTPGLGTTQFIDFAKSAIETSDASSRLRPPIRLNTVFATELIRRTENSLDELFDWTTQHLQEPAMPGDLANGMDFHGAYGRYFTELFLYLPWLVAYRLNAEQHQEEAERWLRYTFDPGRDRKAFWRSVPLIDNSMPSYSHQAPHDPHQIALSHPVHFRKALYFLYLDILINRGDAAYREMTPDGLSEAKLWYVRVLDLLGPRPVVQPADPWTAISLKALSDTADDSLRTFEYAVTGLTGNHTLALREGSSRPTLPAIDSPYLHLPFNPQLLKCWDLAESRLYNLRHNLDMAGKPLHLPIIAAPLDPRALSSANALSLSDSPSTGLPSVTIPHYRFTVMHSHAQNAVESLSQFGTLLLSLIERKEQAQLQELQQQQAWDLAKISVDLQRQALIIDQRNRQALLASKAIVQGRINHYQQLLDNGISGAETLACQLYLNSGASELSASDAQITAGGLMMAPNIFGFSNGGIRWEGAMHAATALAQGAAIDDRTAAAHLDRTAQFDRRGEEWTLIRDQAQLELAQIDAQLAQFTEQETATRLQLRLAESTLGQAKVHYDFLSKRFTKVQLYQWLNSQLAALYRQAYDATLSLCLAAEACWQYEIADFDTRFIQPGAWHATYRGLGAGERLKMNLLKMHAGYLQRHERELEIRKTISLRQLKGKTAASSLNKEWAQLHADLKQGGCEFELTHQLFEDDYKGQRHYLRRIKTISVTLPTVVGPYENIRATLTQTASTVFLSPGDQGRAMESWRANQQIALSTGVDDNGLFTLNFNDDRYLPFEYTGAISKWQLTFPNPEAQKDLLESLTDVIVHVSYTARVGGGVQ